The segment AGCGATTTTTGCCCTCGACCTGGACGCTCGTCCTGCTCCTTCCGCTTGCCTGCAAGGACCCGGAGACGGCAGCCGCCCAGAAGCAGGCCACCCAGGTCCAGTCCGCCCTGTCCGACGGCCGCCAGGCGCTCGAGCAGGGCAACTACGGCCGCGCCATTGGCGCGCTCCAGAAGGCCTCCCACGCCGCTCCGGAGAGCGTGGAGCCCCTGCTGCTGCTGGCGGAGGCCCACCGCCTGAGCGGCAACGCGGGCGCCTCCATCCTGACGCTCAAGCAGGCGGAGACCCTGCTGCCCGGCAGCGACCCGGTCATCCAGAAGAAGCTGTCGGACCTGTACCTGGGGGAGGGGCAGGGGGCCCTGGCCATCTCCACGCTCGTGGCGCTGCGCGACGAGGGGAAGCTGACCCACGGGGACATCCTGTCGCTGGCGCGGCTCCAGGCCCGGCAGGGGAACGCCGAGGAGGCCTTCACCACGTTGGAGCGCATCCTCCGGGAGAACCCGGACGACGCCGCGACGAAGACGGTGGAGGCGGAGATCCTCCTCATGAAGGGGGAGGAGCTGCTCGCGGCGAACCTGATGGACCGCGTGCTCCAGAGCTCCCCCAGCTTCACGCCGGCGCGCCTGCTGCGCGCGCGCTACTTCCTGATGAGCGGCTTCTCCGACCTGGCGGAGGCGGACCTCCAGTCCGTGCTGCCGGAGGATGCGGCGACCACCGACGTCGTGACCATGAAGGCGCGCGTGCTGATGGCGCTGG is part of the Corallococcus soli genome and harbors:
- a CDS encoding tetratricopeptide repeat protein; the protein is MPSTWTLVLLLPLACKDPETAAAQKQATQVQSALSDGRQALEQGNYGRAIGALQKASHAAPESVEPLLLLAEAHRLSGNAGASILTLKQAETLLPGSDPVIQKKLSDLYLGEGQGALAISTLVALRDEGKLTHGDILSLARLQARQGNAEEAFTTLERILRENPDDAATKTVEAEILLMKGEELLAANLMDRVLQSSPSFTPARLLRARYFLMSGFSDLAEADLQSVLPEDAATTDVVTMKARVLMALGRPAEAEAALKLLLEDDPDNAEALAWLADIVRAQGRASDAQQLVDQALNLRPRLARALYVRGRVQEEQEDTRAAEDSYRFALKAEPGFGPALSRVWRLHMKAGRKPDAQLTLERLLGLGEAAVEEKAALAGLYAQFQTQLPRGKKLIEEALQREPQNPEYLRIRKAIEKATPKKKGTSSNPIIIRGGRR